Proteins encoded together in one Oncorhynchus mykiss isolate Arlee chromosome 7, USDA_OmykA_1.1, whole genome shotgun sequence window:
- the si:ch211-105j21.9 gene encoding sialomucin core protein 24-like isoform X3, whose amino-acid sequence MPFALIWTLQLGSTKENMRAIDHRLSLPLASFIMAISLTTTTTLTSSSERGNNATVANIRLVTAITETMAPNQTYTTAMSTPSNVTVDGALSTTSYHNSSQNSTGATTHNAVQDNSTTTTALAESSNTTTESTPSALAPTANATSAAITVPGFGLDNSEKGMTVFFSVVLGVFVLGIFMYMLNRWNQMRQYSHRPLYNNSEAEVGGSLAADDTLVISGGLYDGSQIYNPTMTTTDMTEDEFNFDNRLHVSQRSQFRLEFLTEERENSPGYEASTFHTFQPIDDDF is encoded by the exons aTGCCATTTGCTTTGATCTGGACTTTACAGCTGGGGTC GACCAAAGAGAACATGAGGGCCATTGATCACAGACTTTCTCTACCCCTGGCAAGTTTTATTATGGCCATTTCCTTGACTACAACTACAACCCTGACAAGCTCTTCTGAGAGAGGAAATAATGCCACTGTCGCAAATATCCGTTTGGTTACTGCAATCACAGAGACAATGGCGCCAAACCAGACCTACACCACAGCCATGTCAACTCCTTCAAATGTCACTGTTGACGGTGCTCTCTCTACTACAAGTTACCATAACTCAAGTCAGAACAGCACTGGAGCAACAACTCACAATGCTGTGCAGGACAACTCAACAACCACAACAGCACTGGCTGAGAGCTCAAACACAACCACTGAGTCAACACCATCAGCTTTGGCCCCTACAGCTAATGCTACATCTGCAGCCATTACAGTCCCAG GTTTTGGACTAGACAATTCAGAAAAAGGCATGACGGTTTTCTTCAGTGTTGTGCTTGGGGTGTTTGTTTTGGGAATATTTATGTACATGTTGAATAGATGGAACCAGATGAGGCAATACTCACACCGACCTCTCTATAACAACTCTGAGGCCGAAG TGGGTGGATCCCTAGCAGCAGACGACACACTTGTAATTTCAGGAGGACTCTACGATGGTTCACAAATCTATAATCCTACTATGACAACTACTGATATGACGGAGGATGAGTTCAATTTTGATAACCGTCTACATGTGTCCCAGCGATCACAGTTCCGCCTGGAGTTCTTAACTGAAGAACGAGAGAACTCCCCAGGCTATGAGGCCTCTACCTTTCATACTTTTCAGCCAATTGATGATGATTTTTAA
- the si:ch211-105j21.9 gene encoding sialomucin core protein 24-like isoform X2: protein MRAIDHRLSLPLASFIMAISLTTTTTLTSSSERGNNATVANIRLVTAITETMAPNQTYTTAMSTPSNVTVDGALSTTSYHNSSQNSTGATTHNAVQDNSTTTTALAESSNTTTESTPSALAPTANATSAAITVPGIVPSTAPTTQAAKTTENQNSTSNIPPQQSTKNLPQTTNAAISMTTATHNVTQGFGLDNSEKGMTVFFSVVLGVFVLGIFMYMLNRWNQMRQYSHRPLYNNSEAEVGGSLAADDTLVISGGLYDGSQIYNPTMTTTDMTEDEFNFDNRLHVSQRSQFRLEFLTEERENSPGYEASTFHTFQPIDDDF from the exons ATGAGGGCCATTGATCACAGACTTTCTCTACCCCTGGCAAGTTTTATTATGGCCATTTCCTTGACTACAACTACAACCCTGACAAGCTCTTCTGAGAGAGGAAATAATGCCACTGTCGCAAATATCCGTTTGGTTACTGCAATCACAGAGACAATGGCGCCAAACCAGACCTACACCACAGCCATGTCAACTCCTTCAAATGTCACTGTTGACGGTGCTCTCTCTACTACAAGTTACCATAACTCAAGTCAGAACAGCACTGGAGCAACAACTCACAATGCTGTGCAGGACAACTCAACAACCACAACAGCACTGGCTGAGAGCTCAAACACAACCACTGAGTCAACACCATCAGCTTTGGCCCCTACAGCTAATGCTACATCTGCAGCCATTACAGTCCCAGGTATTGTCCCCTCCACTGCACCAACCACCCAAGCAGCCAAGACCACTGAAAACCAAAACAGTACATCAAATATCCCACCACAACAATCCACTAAGAATCTTCCTCAAACCACAAATGCTGCCATTTCGATGACAACCGCAACACATAATGTGACACAAG GTTTTGGACTAGACAATTCAGAAAAAGGCATGACGGTTTTCTTCAGTGTTGTGCTTGGGGTGTTTGTTTTGGGAATATTTATGTACATGTTGAATAGATGGAACCAGATGAGGCAATACTCACACCGACCTCTCTATAACAACTCTGAGGCCGAAG TGGGTGGATCCCTAGCAGCAGACGACACACTTGTAATTTCAGGAGGACTCTACGATGGTTCACAAATCTATAATCCTACTATGACAACTACTGATATGACGGAGGATGAGTTCAATTTTGATAACCGTCTACATGTGTCCCAGCGATCACAGTTCCGCCTGGAGTTCTTAACTGAAGAACGAGAGAACTCCCCAGGCTATGAGGCCTCTACCTTTCATACTTTTCAGCCAATTGATGATGATTTTTAA
- the si:ch211-105j21.9 gene encoding sialomucin core protein 24-like isoform X1: MPFALIWTLQLGSTKENMRAIDHRLSLPLASFIMAISLTTTTTLTSSSERGNNATVANIRLVTAITETMAPNQTYTTAMSTPSNVTVDGALSTTSYHNSSQNSTGATTHNAVQDNSTTTTALAESSNTTTESTPSALAPTANATSAAITVPGIVPSTAPTTQAAKTTENQNSTSNIPPQQSTKNLPQTTNAAISMTTATHNVTQGFGLDNSEKGMTVFFSVVLGVFVLGIFMYMLNRWNQMRQYSHRPLYNNSEAEVGGSLAADDTLVISGGLYDGSQIYNPTMTTTDMTEDEFNFDNRLHVSQRSQFRLEFLTEERENSPGYEASTFHTFQPIDDDF, encoded by the exons aTGCCATTTGCTTTGATCTGGACTTTACAGCTGGGGTC GACCAAAGAGAACATGAGGGCCATTGATCACAGACTTTCTCTACCCCTGGCAAGTTTTATTATGGCCATTTCCTTGACTACAACTACAACCCTGACAAGCTCTTCTGAGAGAGGAAATAATGCCACTGTCGCAAATATCCGTTTGGTTACTGCAATCACAGAGACAATGGCGCCAAACCAGACCTACACCACAGCCATGTCAACTCCTTCAAATGTCACTGTTGACGGTGCTCTCTCTACTACAAGTTACCATAACTCAAGTCAGAACAGCACTGGAGCAACAACTCACAATGCTGTGCAGGACAACTCAACAACCACAACAGCACTGGCTGAGAGCTCAAACACAACCACTGAGTCAACACCATCAGCTTTGGCCCCTACAGCTAATGCTACATCTGCAGCCATTACAGTCCCAGGTATTGTCCCCTCCACTGCACCAACCACCCAAGCAGCCAAGACCACTGAAAACCAAAACAGTACATCAAATATCCCACCACAACAATCCACTAAGAATCTTCCTCAAACCACAAATGCTGCCATTTCGATGACAACCGCAACACATAATGTGACACAAG GTTTTGGACTAGACAATTCAGAAAAAGGCATGACGGTTTTCTTCAGTGTTGTGCTTGGGGTGTTTGTTTTGGGAATATTTATGTACATGTTGAATAGATGGAACCAGATGAGGCAATACTCACACCGACCTCTCTATAACAACTCTGAGGCCGAAG TGGGTGGATCCCTAGCAGCAGACGACACACTTGTAATTTCAGGAGGACTCTACGATGGTTCACAAATCTATAATCCTACTATGACAACTACTGATATGACGGAGGATGAGTTCAATTTTGATAACCGTCTACATGTGTCCCAGCGATCACAGTTCCGCCTGGAGTTCTTAACTGAAGAACGAGAGAACTCCCCAGGCTATGAGGCCTCTACCTTTCATACTTTTCAGCCAATTGATGATGATTTTTAA